The Mycolicibacterium smegmatis genome has a window encoding:
- the nusA gene encoding transcription termination factor NusA, producing MNIDMAALHAIEADKGISVDVVVETIKSALLTAYRHTDGHEPDARIDIDRKTGVVKVIARQTDADGNVLAEWDDTPEGFGRIAATTARQVILQRLRDAENEKVYGEFAAHEGDIVAGVIQRDARANARGLVVVRMGSETKGSEGVIPAAEQVPGERYEHGDRVRCYVVGVTRGAREPLITLSRTHPNLVRKLFSLEVPEIADGSVEIVAVAREAGHRSKIAVASRVPGLNAKGACIGPMGQRVRNVMSELSGEKIDIIDYDEDPARFVANALSPAKVVSVSVIDEAGRAARVIVPDFQLSLAIGKEGQNARLAARLTGWRIDIRSDAAPVGDADARHGAAHDG from the coding sequence ATGAACATCGACATGGCGGCGCTGCACGCCATCGAAGCCGACAAGGGAATCTCGGTCGACGTGGTCGTGGAGACCATCAAGTCGGCGCTGCTCACCGCGTATCGGCACACCGACGGCCACGAGCCCGACGCACGCATCGACATCGACCGCAAGACCGGCGTGGTCAAGGTGATCGCCCGCCAGACCGATGCCGACGGCAACGTCCTGGCCGAATGGGACGACACGCCAGAAGGTTTCGGCCGGATCGCGGCGACCACCGCGCGGCAGGTCATCCTGCAGCGCCTGCGTGACGCCGAGAACGAGAAGGTCTACGGCGAGTTCGCGGCCCACGAGGGCGACATCGTCGCAGGCGTGATCCAGCGCGACGCCCGCGCCAACGCCCGCGGCCTGGTCGTCGTGCGGATGGGCAGCGAGACCAAGGGATCCGAAGGCGTCATCCCGGCGGCCGAGCAGGTGCCGGGTGAGCGCTACGAACACGGCGACCGCGTGCGGTGTTACGTCGTCGGCGTCACCCGCGGTGCCCGGGAACCGCTCATCACGTTGTCGCGCACGCATCCCAATCTGGTGCGCAAGCTGTTCTCGCTGGAGGTGCCCGAGATCGCCGATGGTTCGGTCGAGATCGTGGCCGTGGCGCGCGAGGCGGGCCACCGGTCCAAGATCGCGGTCGCCTCGCGTGTGCCCGGGCTCAACGCAAAAGGCGCGTGCATCGGCCCGATGGGACAGCGTGTGCGCAACGTCATGAGCGAGTTGTCCGGCGAGAAGATCGACATCATCGACTACGACGAGGACCCCGCGCGGTTCGTCGCCAACGCGCTTTCGCCCGCGAAGGTCGTATCGGTGTCGGTGATCGACGAGGCCGGCCGTGCGGCCCGCGTGATCGTGCCCGATTTCCAGCTCTCGCTGGCGATCGGCAAGGAAGGCCAGAACGCCAGGTTGGCGGCCAGGCTGACCGGTTGGCGCATCGACATCCGCAGCGACGCCGCTCCTGTGGGCGACGCCGATGCCCGGCACGGGGCGGCGCACGACGGATAG
- a CDS encoding DUF448 domain-containing protein: MRDGNGNYSVSVDTSASMPGRGAWLHPDPKCAELAVRRRAFARALRIAGSPDTSGVNEYFESLGTPEHRGIENR, translated from the coding sequence GTGCGGGACGGGAACGGGAACTACTCCGTTTCGGTCGACACCTCGGCAAGCATGCCCGGGCGGGGTGCCTGGTTGCACCCCGATCCGAAGTGTGCAGAGCTGGCAGTTCGGCGGCGGGCCTTCGCACGAGCGTTGCGAATCGCCGGTTCACCGGATACGTCTGGGGTGAACGAGTATTTCGAGAGCCTCGGAACGCCCGAACACCGCGGCATAGAGAACAGGTAG
- the infB gene encoding translation initiation factor IF-2, protein MAGKARVHELAKELGVTSKELLATLKEQGEFVKSASSTVEAPVARRLRETFGAKSGATKTDEKPRGQGGNGASAPAAPKPGAPAPSPATAAKPAAPKPAAPQPPAAPATPAAPAAEATPAAPAKPSAPKPAAPQPAAPSAPAASAAPSAPAAPAPGATPGPRPTPGATPGPRPGPAPKPAPRTPRVGNNPFSTQQPADRPIPRPQPRPGPRPGGGPRPSPGNMPPRPATAAGRGGPRPGPRPGGGPRPAGQGGRPGGGGGGGNYRGGGAGGGGGAAAGGFRGRPGGGGGRPGQRGGAAGAFGRPGGAPKRGRKSKRAKRAEYENMQAPVVGGVRLPHGNGETIRLARGASLSDFAEKINANPASLVQALFNLGEMVTATQSVGDETLELLGSEMNYNVQVVSPEDEDRELLESFDLTYGEDAGDEEDLEVRPPVVTVMGHVDHGKTRLLDTIRKANVREGEAGGITQHIGAYQVEVDLDGTVRPITFIDTPGHEAFTAMRARGAKATDIAILVVAADDGVMPQTVEAINHAQAADVPIVVAVNKIDKEGADPAKIRGQLTEYGLIPEEYGGDTMFVDISAKQGTNIEALLEAVILTADASLDLRANPDMEAQGVAIEAHLDRGRGPVATVLIQRGTLRVGDSVVAGDAYGRVRRMIDEHGEDVEEALPSRPVQVVGFTSVPGAGDNFLVVDEDRIARQIADRRSARKRNALAARSRKRISLEDLDSALKETSQLNLILKGDNAGTVEALEEALMGIQVDDEVELRVIDRGVGGVTETNVNLASASDAIIIGFNVRAEGKATELANREGVEIRYYSVIYQAIDEIEAALKGMLKPVYEEKELGRAEIRAIFRSSKVGNIAGCLVTSGIMRRNAKARLLRDNVVVAQNLTVSSLRREKDDVTEVRDGYECGLTLTYNDIKEGDVIETYELVEKART, encoded by the coding sequence GTGGCAGGTAAGGCCCGTGTACACGAGTTGGCAAAGGAACTCGGTGTCACAAGCAAGGAACTCTTAGCAACGCTCAAAGAGCAGGGCGAGTTCGTCAAATCGGCGTCCTCCACCGTGGAGGCCCCCGTCGCGCGTCGGCTGCGCGAAACGTTCGGTGCCAAGTCAGGCGCCACCAAGACCGATGAGAAGCCCCGTGGCCAGGGCGGTAACGGCGCGTCGGCGCCCGCGGCCCCCAAGCCCGGCGCTCCGGCACCCAGCCCGGCGACCGCCGCGAAGCCCGCGGCGCCCAAGCCGGCCGCCCCGCAGCCCCCGGCTGCTCCGGCCACGCCCGCGGCCCCGGCCGCAGAGGCGACCCCCGCGGCACCCGCGAAGCCTTCGGCGCCCAAGCCGGCCGCTCCGCAGCCTGCCGCGCCGAGTGCACCCGCCGCCTCGGCGGCCCCGAGCGCACCCGCGGCGCCCGCCCCTGGCGCCACGCCCGGCCCGCGCCCGACGCCCGGTGCCACACCCGGTCCCCGGCCCGGCCCGGCCCCCAAGCCGGCCCCGCGCACGCCGCGTGTCGGCAACAACCCGTTCTCGACGCAGCAGCCGGCCGACCGGCCGATCCCGCGGCCGCAGCCCCGCCCGGGCCCGCGTCCCGGTGGCGGCCCCCGTCCGTCGCCCGGCAACATGCCGCCCCGTCCGGCGACCGCAGCCGGTCGCGGTGGACCGCGTCCCGGCCCGCGTCCCGGCGGTGGCCCTCGTCCCGCAGGTCAGGGCGGTCGTCCCGGTGGCGGCGGCGGTGGTGGTAACTACCGCGGCGGCGGAGCCGGTGGCGGCGGTGGCGCGGCTGCCGGTGGTTTCCGCGGTCGCCCCGGTGGCGGCGGTGGCCGTCCCGGCCAGCGCGGCGGTGCCGCAGGTGCATTCGGACGTCCCGGCGGCGCACCCAAGCGCGGTCGCAAGTCGAAGCGCGCGAAGAGGGCCGAATACGAGAACATGCAGGCCCCGGTCGTCGGTGGCGTGCGGTTGCCGCACGGCAACGGCGAGACCATCCGGCTGGCCCGTGGCGCGTCGCTGAGCGATTTCGCCGAGAAGATCAACGCCAACCCGGCATCGCTGGTGCAGGCGCTGTTCAACCTCGGTGAGATGGTCACCGCCACGCAGTCCGTCGGCGACGAGACCCTCGAGCTGCTCGGCAGCGAGATGAACTACAACGTGCAGGTCGTCTCGCCCGAGGACGAGGACCGCGAGCTGCTGGAATCGTTCGACCTCACCTACGGCGAGGACGCGGGCGACGAGGAGGACCTCGAGGTCCGTCCGCCGGTCGTCACCGTCATGGGTCACGTCGACCACGGCAAGACCCGACTGCTCGACACGATCCGCAAGGCCAACGTCCGCGAGGGCGAGGCAGGCGGCATCACACAGCACATCGGTGCCTACCAGGTCGAGGTGGACCTCGACGGTACGGTCCGGCCGATCACCTTCATCGACACCCCGGGTCACGAGGCGTTCACCGCCATGCGTGCCCGTGGCGCGAAGGCCACCGACATCGCGATCCTCGTGGTCGCGGCCGACGACGGCGTCATGCCGCAGACGGTGGAGGCCATCAACCACGCGCAGGCCGCCGACGTGCCGATCGTGGTCGCGGTCAACAAGATCGACAAGGAAGGCGCCGACCCGGCCAAGATCCGCGGTCAGCTCACCGAATACGGCCTGATCCCCGAGGAGTACGGCGGCGACACGATGTTCGTCGACATCTCCGCCAAGCAGGGCACCAACATCGAGGCGCTGCTCGAAGCGGTCATCCTGACCGCCGACGCGTCGCTGGACCTGCGGGCCAACCCCGACATGGAGGCCCAGGGTGTGGCGATCGAGGCGCACCTGGACCGCGGTCGCGGCCCGGTGGCCACGGTGCTCATCCAGCGCGGCACGCTGCGTGTCGGCGACTCGGTCGTCGCGGGCGACGCCTACGGGCGTGTGCGCCGCATGATCGACGAGCACGGCGAGGACGTCGAGGAGGCACTGCCGTCGCGTCCGGTTCAGGTGGTCGGTTTCACCTCGGTGCCAGGCGCGGGCGACAACTTCCTGGTCGTCGACGAGGACCGCATCGCGCGGCAGATCGCCGACCGGCGCAGTGCGCGCAAGCGCAACGCGCTGGCCGCGCGCAGCCGCAAGCGCATCAGCCTGGAAGACCTGGATTCGGCGCTGAAGGAAACCAGCCAGCTGAACCTGATCCTCAAGGGCGACAACGCCGGTACGGTCGAGGCGCTCGAAGAGGCCCTCATGGGTATCCAGGTCGACGACGAGGTGGAGCTGCGGGTCATCGACCGCGGTGTCGGTGGCGTCACCGAGACCAACGTCAACCTGGCGTCGGCCTCTGACGCGATCATCATCGGCTTCAATGTGCGCGCCGAGGGCAAGGCCACCGAGCTGGCGAACCGCGAGGGTGTGGAGATCCGGTACTACTCGGTGATCTACCAGGCCATCGACGAGATCGAGGCCGCGCTCAAGGGCATGCTCAAGCCGGTGTACGAGGAGAAGGAGCTCGGCCGCGCCGAGATCCGCGCCATCTTCCGCTCGTCGAAGGTCGGCAACATCGCGGGCTGCCTGGTCACCTCGGGCATCATGCGGCGCAACGCCAAGGCGAGGCTGCTGCGTGACAACGTCGTGGTCGCCCAGAACCTCACCGTGTCCTCGCTGCGTCGTGAGAAGGACGACGTCACCGAGGTGCGCGACGGTTACGAGTGCGGTCTGACGCTGACCTACAACGACATCAAGGAAGGCGACGTCATCGAGACCTACGAGCTGGTCGAGAAGGCACGTACCTGA
- the rbfA gene encoding 30S ribosome-binding factor RbfA encodes MADPARAKRLAKRISTIVASAIEYEIKDPRLAGVTITDAKVSGDLHDATLYYTVLGASLDEDPDYEGAAAALEKAKGVLRTKVGAGTGVRFTPTLAFVRDTVPDAAHRMEELLARARAADEDLARVREGAKHAGDPDPYRVGGAEDTDGDTDGDER; translated from the coding sequence ATGGCCGATCCCGCACGCGCGAAACGTCTCGCCAAGCGGATCTCCACGATCGTGGCCTCGGCCATCGAGTACGAGATCAAGGATCCGCGCCTGGCGGGCGTCACGATCACCGACGCGAAGGTGTCCGGGGATCTGCACGACGCCACGCTGTACTACACCGTGCTGGGGGCCTCGCTCGACGAGGACCCGGATTACGAGGGTGCGGCAGCGGCGCTGGAGAAGGCCAAAGGTGTGCTGCGCACCAAGGTGGGCGCCGGGACCGGGGTGAGGTTCACCCCGACCCTGGCGTTCGTCCGGGACACCGTGCCCGACGCGGCGCACCGGATGGAGGAGCTGCTGGCGCGGGCGCGGGCCGCGGACGAGGATCTGGCGAGAGTTCGGGAGGGCGCCAAGCACGCAGGCGATCCGGACCCGTACCGTGTTGGCGGGGCGGAGGACACAGACGGGGATACCGACGGGGACGAACGCTGA
- a CDS encoding DHH family phosphoesterase, which translates to MPVTTTDPKTGLLTGPDAQIAGARVDARGAADLLTAASSVSVICHVYPDADTIGAGLALAQVLAASGKHVEVSFATPAQLPESLQSLPGGHLLVAPEAMRRDADLVVTVDIPSINRLGALSGLAGPGREVLVIDHHASNQLFGTANYIDPSADSTTMLVAELLDAWGKPIDEKVAHCLYAGLTTDTGSFRWATARAHRLAARLVELGVDNASISRTLLDTHPFAWLPMLSRVLATARLLPDALDGRGFVYAVVPHDEWSKARPEEVESIVDIVRTTQQAEVAAVFKEIEPMHWSVSMRAKSVNLASVASAFGGGGHPHAAGYSATGSADDVVQALARALG; encoded by the coding sequence ATGCCGGTGACGACAACCGATCCCAAGACCGGTCTGCTGACCGGTCCGGACGCCCAGATCGCCGGCGCGCGCGTCGACGCCCGTGGTGCCGCTGATCTGCTGACCGCGGCATCGAGTGTCAGTGTCATCTGCCACGTCTATCCGGACGCGGACACCATCGGCGCCGGGCTCGCCCTGGCGCAGGTGCTCGCCGCATCCGGCAAGCACGTCGAGGTGTCGTTCGCGACCCCCGCGCAGCTGCCGGAGTCTCTTCAGTCGCTGCCCGGCGGGCATCTGCTGGTCGCTCCGGAGGCCATGCGGCGCGACGCCGACCTGGTTGTCACCGTTGACATACCGAGCATCAATCGGCTCGGCGCGCTCAGTGGGCTCGCCGGTCCCGGGCGTGAGGTGCTGGTCATCGACCATCACGCGTCCAACCAACTGTTCGGCACCGCCAACTACATCGACCCTTCCGCGGACTCGACCACGATGCTCGTGGCCGAACTCCTCGACGCGTGGGGCAAACCCATCGACGAAAAGGTGGCCCACTGCCTGTACGCGGGGCTGACCACCGACACCGGGTCGTTCCGCTGGGCCACGGCGCGTGCCCACCGGCTCGCGGCCCGGCTGGTCGAACTCGGCGTCGACAACGCGTCGATCAGCCGCACCCTGCTCGACACGCATCCGTTCGCGTGGCTGCCGATGCTGTCGCGGGTTCTCGCGACGGCCCGGTTGCTGCCCGACGCACTCGACGGCCGGGGCTTCGTCTACGCCGTCGTTCCGCACGACGAGTGGTCAAAGGCCCGGCCGGAAGAGGTCGAGAGCATCGTCGACATCGTGCGCACCACGCAGCAGGCCGAGGTCGCGGCGGTGTTCAAGGAGATCGAACCGATGCACTGGTCGGTCTCGATGCGCGCCAAGTCGGTGAACCTGGCGTCGGTCGCCAGCGCGTTCGGCGGTGGCGGCCATCCGCACGCCGCGGGGTACTCTGCGACCGGTTCGGCCGACGACGTCGTACAGGCGCTCGCACGGGCCCTTGGCTGA
- the mmp gene encoding MATE family efflux transporter Mmp, with the protein MADPAGDLPGGPEDDAQGAALTQATGRRIAKLAFPALGVLAAEPIYLLFDLAIVGRLGAVSLAGLAIGGLVLGLVNSQGTFLSYGTTARSARFYGAGDRTSAVAEGVQATWLALGLGLLIIAVVEAAAVPMLSALAAGGEIAHAALPWLRVAILAAPAILVSMAGNGWMRGVQDTVRPLRYVVLGFAVSAVLCPLLVYGWLGFPRLELAGSAVANVVGQWLAAGLFMRALLVEKVPLRLRPDVLRVQLVMGRDLLLRSLAFQACFVSAGAVAARFGAAAVAAHQVVLQLWSFLALVLDSLAIAAQSLVGAALGAGQLAHAKSVAWRVTLFSTLAGVVLAVVFAVGASVFPPVFTDDESVLATIGVPWWFLVAQLPVAGIVFALDGVLLGAGDAKFMRNATLASAMLGFLPLIWLSLAFGWGLFGIWSGLSTFMVLRLVFVGWRAFSGRWLVPGTS; encoded by the coding sequence TTGGCTGATCCGGCAGGCGACCTGCCCGGCGGCCCCGAGGATGACGCCCAGGGCGCCGCACTGACGCAGGCGACGGGCCGGCGCATCGCCAAACTCGCGTTCCCCGCGCTCGGCGTCCTTGCCGCCGAGCCCATCTACCTGCTTTTCGACCTCGCGATCGTCGGGCGCCTCGGCGCGGTGAGCCTCGCCGGCCTGGCGATCGGCGGGCTGGTCCTCGGACTCGTCAACTCCCAGGGCACGTTCCTGTCCTACGGCACCACGGCCCGCTCGGCACGGTTCTACGGGGCGGGGGACCGGACCTCGGCGGTGGCCGAGGGTGTGCAGGCCACCTGGCTCGCACTCGGTCTCGGACTGCTGATCATCGCCGTGGTGGAAGCCGCTGCGGTGCCGATGCTTTCGGCGCTGGCCGCGGGTGGCGAGATCGCGCATGCGGCCCTGCCGTGGTTGCGTGTCGCGATCCTGGCCGCCCCGGCGATCCTGGTGTCGATGGCGGGCAACGGCTGGATGCGCGGCGTGCAGGACACCGTGCGGCCGTTGCGTTACGTCGTGCTGGGTTTCGCGGTGTCGGCGGTGCTGTGTCCGCTGCTGGTGTACGGGTGGCTGGGATTCCCACGGCTGGAACTGGCAGGTTCGGCGGTGGCCAACGTCGTCGGACAGTGGCTGGCCGCGGGCCTGTTCATGCGCGCCCTGTTGGTCGAGAAGGTGCCCCTGCGCCTGCGGCCCGACGTCCTGCGTGTGCAACTGGTGATGGGACGGGATCTGCTGTTGCGCAGCCTGGCCTTTCAGGCCTGCTTCGTCTCGGCCGGTGCGGTGGCCGCCCGGTTCGGCGCGGCGGCGGTCGCCGCGCACCAGGTCGTGCTGCAGCTGTGGAGTTTCCTGGCGCTGGTGCTCGATTCGCTGGCGATCGCCGCGCAGTCGCTGGTCGGAGCCGCCCTCGGGGCGGGGCAGTTGGCCCACGCGAAGTCGGTGGCGTGGCGCGTGACGCTGTTCTCGACGCTGGCCGGTGTGGTGCTCGCGGTCGTGTTCGCGGTCGGTGCCTCGGTGTTCCCGCCGGTGTTCACCGACGACGAGTCGGTGCTGGCCACCATCGGGGTGCCGTGGTGGTTTCTGGTGGCTCAACTTCCGGTCGCGGGAATCGTTTTCGCGCTCGACGGGGTGCTGCTGGGCGCCGGTGACGCCAAGTTCATGCGCAACGCCACGCTGGCGAGCGCGATGCTGGGGTTCCTGCCGCTGATCTGGCTGTCACTGGCGTTCGGCTGGGGACTGTTCGGTATCTGGTCGGGGCTCAGCACGTTCATGGTGCTGCGGTTGGTGTTCGTCGGGTGGCGCGCGTTCTCGGGACGCTGGCTGGTGCCCGGCACGTCCTGA
- a CDS encoding class I SAM-dependent methyltransferase, which translates to MNDSPIVVNHHADHPGFSGVTGAIFGVLFVALGRANAKVAIEATHVGPADHVVDVGCGPGTAARMAARRGARVTAVDPSAEMLHVGRLVTRTAAGTNITWRPGTAEDVPVDDGTATVVWALATVHHWQDVVRALQQANRVLAPGGRLLAIERQVARGATGFASHGWTREQADAFATLCRDAGFGDVEVSERPRGRKAVWLVSAIKR; encoded by the coding sequence ATGAACGATTCGCCCATCGTGGTCAACCACCACGCCGATCACCCCGGTTTCTCCGGTGTCACCGGCGCGATCTTCGGCGTGTTGTTCGTCGCGCTCGGCCGCGCCAACGCGAAAGTGGCGATCGAGGCCACGCACGTGGGCCCCGCCGACCACGTCGTCGACGTGGGATGCGGCCCGGGCACCGCAGCGCGCATGGCCGCCCGCCGTGGCGCGCGGGTCACCGCGGTCGACCCGTCGGCAGAGATGCTGCACGTCGGCCGGCTCGTGACCCGGACCGCGGCCGGCACGAACATCACGTGGCGCCCCGGCACGGCCGAGGACGTCCCCGTCGACGACGGGACGGCCACCGTGGTGTGGGCGCTGGCGACCGTGCACCACTGGCAGGACGTCGTGCGCGCGCTGCAGCAGGCCAACCGGGTACTGGCACCCGGCGGCCGGTTGCTCGCGATCGAACGCCAGGTGGCGCGTGGGGCCACGGGCTTCGCAAGCCACGGCTGGACACGCGAGCAGGCAGACGCGTTCGCAACCCTGTGCCGCGACGCGGGATTCGGCGACGTGGAGGTCAGCGAGAGGCCACGCGGGCGCAAGGCCGTGTGGCTCGTCAGTGCGATCAAGCGCTGA
- a CDS encoding ABC transporter ATP-binding protein, producing the protein MNTTTISAPGAPVTAEATDAISVEGVTVTFTSKRAATTALDDINLRIADGEFVSIAGPSGCGKSTLLKVIAGLTDATGGQVRLRGNRVRGPQREIGYVFQRAALLEWRSVRKNILLQAEMRGMPRQVAARRADHLIEMTGLTGFENALPHELSGGMQQRVSLCRALLHEPDVLLMDEPFGALDALTREKMNIELHRIWRETGTTVVLVTHSVAEAVYLANRVVVMSPRPGRIVEMLDVDLPAERTYAETMEHPEFIRVANRVRDLLGSSGAAD; encoded by the coding sequence ATGAACACCACAACCATCAGTGCACCGGGGGCGCCCGTGACGGCCGAGGCCACCGACGCGATCTCGGTCGAGGGCGTCACCGTCACGTTCACCTCGAAACGCGCCGCCACCACCGCGCTCGACGACATCAACCTGCGCATCGCCGACGGCGAGTTCGTGTCGATCGCGGGACCGTCGGGGTGCGGCAAGTCGACGCTGCTGAAGGTGATCGCCGGCCTGACCGACGCCACCGGAGGCCAGGTGCGCCTGCGCGGCAACCGGGTACGCGGCCCGCAGCGCGAGATCGGCTACGTCTTCCAGCGCGCCGCGCTACTGGAATGGCGCTCGGTGCGCAAGAACATCCTGCTGCAGGCCGAGATGCGCGGGATGCCGCGCCAGGTCGCCGCGCGGCGCGCCGACCACCTCATCGAGATGACCGGCCTCACCGGGTTCGAGAACGCGCTGCCTCACGAGTTGTCCGGCGGTATGCAGCAACGGGTTTCGTTGTGCCGCGCCCTGCTGCACGAGCCCGATGTGCTGTTGATGGACGAGCCGTTCGGCGCGCTCGACGCCCTCACGCGCGAGAAGATGAACATCGAACTGCACCGGATCTGGCGCGAGACCGGCACCACCGTGGTGCTGGTGACGCACTCGGTCGCCGAAGCGGTGTACCTGGCCAACCGGGTCGTGGTGATGAGCCCGCGCCCCGGCCGCATCGTCGAGATGCTCGACGTCGACCTACCCGCCGAACGCACCTACGCCGAGACCATGGAGCACCCGGAGTTCATCCGCGTCGCCAACCGGGTGCGCGACCTGCTGGGCAGTTCGGGCGCCGCCGACTGA
- a CDS encoding ABC transporter substrate-binding protein yields the protein MISIPRRAAVALASAAILALSGCGGSGTDNAESGSTEAGSGTQAATLMLNWYPYGEHAPFYYGVQEGIFAKHGIDLTIDAGQGSTKTVQAVGSDQVDFGWADTPAVLTNIDKGVKVKSTGVFLQTTPSAVQVFADSGIDTPQDLVGRTIAVSAGDAPTTTFPIYLDKVGVPEDQVTQQSLDAAGKMSAMMSGRVDGLIGFAHDQGPTIANKSGREVKYLRYSDAGLNFYSNGLIANTETISGKPELVQAMVDATSEAFAAAAADPEAAVQAMAGKDPQMPPQEVLLHQWQQTIPLLSTPATANQPPGTNAEADWTNTITTLTDAGLLETAKPAAEYWDSSFSPKPSQ from the coding sequence ATGATCTCGATCCCCCGCCGCGCGGCCGTCGCGCTGGCCTCCGCCGCGATCCTCGCGCTGTCCGGCTGCGGTGGCAGCGGCACCGACAACGCCGAAAGCGGTTCTACAGAAGCCGGTTCCGGCACCCAGGCGGCCACCCTGATGCTGAACTGGTACCCGTACGGCGAACACGCCCCCTTCTACTACGGTGTGCAGGAGGGCATCTTCGCCAAGCACGGCATCGACCTGACCATCGACGCCGGCCAGGGTTCCACCAAGACCGTGCAGGCCGTCGGGTCCGATCAGGTGGACTTCGGCTGGGCCGACACCCCTGCGGTGCTGACCAACATCGACAAGGGCGTGAAGGTCAAGAGCACCGGCGTGTTCCTCCAGACCACGCCGTCGGCCGTGCAGGTGTTCGCCGATTCGGGGATCGACACACCCCAGGATCTGGTGGGACGCACCATCGCGGTGTCCGCGGGTGACGCCCCCACCACCACGTTCCCGATCTACCTCGACAAGGTGGGGGTGCCCGAGGACCAGGTCACCCAGCAGAGCCTGGACGCCGCGGGCAAGATGTCGGCGATGATGTCGGGTCGCGTCGACGGCCTGATCGGATTCGCGCACGACCAGGGGCCGACCATCGCCAACAAGAGCGGGCGTGAGGTGAAGTACCTCAGGTACTCCGACGCGGGGCTGAACTTCTACAGCAACGGCCTGATCGCCAACACCGAAACCATCTCCGGCAAACCGGAACTGGTGCAGGCCATGGTCGACGCCACCAGTGAGGCGTTCGCCGCCGCCGCGGCCGATCCCGAAGCGGCCGTGCAGGCCATGGCGGGCAAGGATCCGCAGATGCCGCCGCAGGAGGTGTTGCTGCACCAGTGGCAGCAGACCATCCCGCTGCTGAGCACACCCGCGACCGCCAACCAGCCGCCGGGCACCAACGCCGAGGCCGACTGGACCAACACGATCACCACGCTGACCGACGCCGGACTGCTCGAAACCGCGAAACCCGCTGCTGAATACTGGGATTCGTCGTTCAGCCCGAAGCCGTCGCAGTAG
- a CDS encoding ABC transporter permease yields the protein MAVTASAGARPTGAQASSAAPGSAPRRRTRALFGTHPLHRTASALWRPLALVVVLLAAWWAVTETELVAPYILPSPADTWLAAHDNAAYLAHNTWVTTWETVIGFVIAAIVGELVAVVMIYSAGVEKTVYPLILFAQVVPKIAIAPLFIVWLGFGPSPKILVAVLMAFFPIVISGLAGLRSVDPEILELTSTMGASRFKTFLKIRFPASLPQLMSGLKVAATLAVTGAVVGEFVGANEGLGYVILQANGNVDTAMLFAALIIMSLLGIALFAVIEFAEKLLIPWHSSRRTVGSATSA from the coding sequence ATGGCGGTAACCGCTTCGGCAGGTGCGCGCCCCACCGGGGCCCAGGCGTCGTCCGCGGCACCCGGTTCGGCACCCCGACGCCGAACCCGCGCCCTTTTCGGAACCCATCCGCTGCACCGCACCGCATCGGCACTGTGGCGCCCGCTGGCGCTCGTGGTCGTGCTGCTCGCGGCGTGGTGGGCGGTCACCGAGACCGAACTCGTGGCGCCCTACATCCTGCCGTCCCCTGCCGACACCTGGCTCGCCGCACACGACAACGCGGCCTACCTCGCCCACAACACCTGGGTGACCACGTGGGAGACCGTGATCGGCTTCGTGATCGCCGCGATCGTCGGTGAACTCGTCGCCGTCGTGATGATCTATTCGGCGGGCGTCGAGAAGACCGTCTATCCGCTGATCCTGTTCGCACAGGTGGTCCCCAAGATCGCGATCGCGCCGCTGTTCATCGTGTGGCTCGGCTTCGGCCCGTCGCCCAAGATCCTGGTGGCCGTGCTCATGGCGTTCTTCCCCATCGTGATCTCCGGACTCGCGGGCCTGCGCTCGGTGGATCCCGAGATCCTCGAGCTCACCTCGACCATGGGCGCCAGCCGGTTCAAGACGTTCCTCAAGATCCGGTTCCCGGCGTCGCTGCCGCAGCTGATGTCGGGCCTCAAGGTGGCCGCGACGCTCGCGGTGACCGGCGCCGTAGTCGGTGAATTCGTCGGCGCCAACGAAGGTTTGGGCTACGTCATCCTGCAGGCCAACGGCAATGTCGACACCGCGATGCTGTTCGCCGCGCTCATCATCATGTCGCTTCTCGGCATCGCGCTGTTCGCGGTCATCGAATTCGCCGAGAAGCTGCTCATCCCGTGGCACTCGTCGCGCCGCACCGTCGGTTCCGCAACCTCCGCCTGA